In one window of Vibrio sp. DW001 DNA:
- the acnB gene encoding bifunctional aconitate hydratase 2/2-methylisocitrate dehydratase: MLEAYRKHVEERAAEGVVAQPLNAEQVTALVELVKNPPKGEESIILDLFENRIPPGVDEAAYVKAGFLTALAKREVSSSLISKEKATELLGTMQGGYNIDSLIGFLDDDGLAPIAAKALSHTLLMFDSFYDVEEKAKSGNEYAKQVLTSWAEAEWFVSKPKLQEKITLTVFKVTGETNTDDLSPAPDAWSRPDIPLHALAMLKNAREGIVPDAAGTIGPIKQIEALKEKGHQLVYVGDVVGTGSSRKSATNSVLWFMGDDIPNVPNKKAGGYCLGGKIAPIFFNTMEDAGALPIEVDVSKLNMGDVIDVYPFEGQVKSHESGEVLAEFELKTDVLIDEVRAGGRIPLIIGRGLTDRARVSLGLDTSDVFRRPVEVVDTGKGYSLAQKMVGKACGVDGVRPGTYCEPKMTTVGSQDTTGPMTRDELKDLACLGFSADLVMQSFCHTSAYPKPIDVNTHHTLPDFIMNRAGVSLRPGDGVIHSWLNRMLLPDTVGTGGDSHTRFPLGISFPAGSGLVAFAAATGVMPLDMPESILVRFKGEMQPGITLRDLVHAIPYYGIKQGLLTVEKAGKINEFSGRVLEIEGVEHLSVEQAFELSDASAERSAAGCTVKLSKESISEYLSSNIIMLKWMISEGYGDRRTIERRIKSMEEWVANPELMEADSDAEYTHVIEIDLADISEPILCAPNDPDDARVLSDVQGTEIDEVFIGSCMTNIGHFRAAGKLLDNYTGQLDTRLWIAPPTKMDKDQLTEEGYYGIFGRAGVRIETPGCSLCMGNQARVADNATVMSTSTRNFPNRLGTGANVYLASAELAAVGAILGKIPTKDEYLEYAKQLDATASDTYRYLNFHKMGQYTKKADTVIFQEPA; the protein is encoded by the coding sequence GTGCTTGAAGCCTATCGTAAACACGTCGAAGAGCGTGCTGCTGAGGGAGTTGTCGCTCAACCCCTAAATGCTGAACAAGTTACTGCACTAGTAGAACTTGTAAAGAACCCACCAAAGGGTGAAGAATCCATTATTCTTGATCTTTTTGAAAACAGAATTCCACCAGGTGTAGATGAAGCCGCTTATGTAAAAGCGGGTTTCTTAACGGCACTTGCTAAAAGAGAAGTATCTTCCTCGTTAATAAGCAAAGAAAAAGCCACTGAACTGCTTGGAACAATGCAAGGCGGTTATAACATTGATTCACTTATCGGATTTCTAGACGATGACGGTTTGGCTCCAATTGCCGCGAAAGCACTTTCGCATACTTTGCTAATGTTTGATTCATTCTATGATGTTGAAGAAAAAGCAAAATCAGGAAATGAGTACGCTAAACAGGTACTTACTTCTTGGGCTGAAGCTGAATGGTTTGTATCAAAACCTAAACTACAAGAGAAAATCACCTTAACGGTATTTAAAGTAACAGGTGAAACGAATACGGATGACCTTTCACCAGCCCCCGACGCATGGTCTCGTCCTGATATACCACTTCATGCATTAGCGATGCTAAAAAATGCGCGTGAAGGAATAGTTCCCGATGCTGCAGGGACCATTGGTCCTATTAAGCAGATCGAAGCTCTAAAAGAAAAAGGTCATCAATTAGTCTATGTTGGTGATGTTGTGGGTACCGGGTCTTCACGTAAGTCGGCAACCAATTCTGTACTTTGGTTCATGGGCGATGATATTCCTAATGTTCCGAATAAGAAAGCAGGCGGTTATTGCCTTGGTGGTAAAATTGCACCAATCTTCTTTAACACAATGGAAGATGCTGGTGCACTACCAATTGAAGTCGATGTCTCCAAGCTTAATATGGGTGATGTCATCGACGTTTATCCATTCGAAGGTCAGGTGAAGAGCCATGAAAGTGGCGAAGTTTTAGCTGAATTTGAATTGAAAACGGACGTGTTAATCGATGAAGTTCGTGCCGGTGGCCGTATCCCACTTATCATCGGCCGCGGACTAACAGATCGTGCTCGTGTCTCGCTAGGCCTTGATACTTCAGACGTATTCCGCCGACCTGTAGAGGTTGTGGACACAGGTAAAGGTTATTCGTTAGCTCAGAAAATGGTTGGTAAAGCGTGCGGTGTAGATGGTGTTCGTCCTGGGACGTATTGTGAGCCTAAGATGACAACGGTTGGATCGCAAGATACGACAGGTCCTATGACTCGTGATGAACTCAAAGACTTGGCGTGTTTAGGCTTCTCAGCTGATTTAGTGATGCAATCATTCTGTCATACATCTGCGTATCCAAAACCGATTGATGTGAATACGCATCATACGTTACCAGATTTTATTATGAATCGTGCAGGTGTCTCTTTACGCCCTGGAGACGGTGTAATTCACTCATGGTTAAACCGGATGTTGCTGCCTGATACTGTCGGTACTGGCGGTGATTCTCATACACGTTTCCCTCTAGGTATCTCTTTTCCTGCAGGTTCTGGTTTGGTTGCGTTTGCTGCCGCGACGGGTGTTATGCCGTTAGATATGCCTGAATCTATTTTGGTGCGTTTTAAAGGTGAAATGCAGCCAGGAATCACATTGCGTGATTTGGTTCATGCTATCCCTTATTACGGAATTAAGCAGGGTCTATTGACGGTTGAGAAAGCAGGTAAGATCAATGAGTTCTCAGGCCGAGTGCTAGAAATTGAAGGTGTTGAACATCTTTCGGTCGAACAAGCATTTGAATTGTCTGATGCTTCCGCAGAGCGTTCAGCTGCTGGTTGTACGGTTAAATTGTCCAAAGAATCGATTTCTGAATATCTCAGTTCGAACATTATTATGCTTAAGTGGATGATTTCCGAAGGCTATGGTGATCGTCGCACGATAGAGCGCCGTATTAAATCGATGGAAGAGTGGGTCGCGAACCCTGAGTTGATGGAAGCGGATAGTGATGCAGAATATACGCATGTAATAGAGATTGACCTTGCGGACATTAGTGAGCCTATTCTTTGTGCTCCGAATGATCCGGATGATGCTCGTGTGTTATCAGACGTACAAGGCACAGAGATTGACGAAGTCTTTATTGGCTCATGCATGACTAACATTGGTCACTTCCGTGCTGCTGGTAAGCTCTTGGACAATTATACGGGGCAACTTGATACTCGGCTATGGATTGCACCACCGACTAAGATGGATAAAGACCAACTTACGGAAGAAGGGTACTATGGTATTTTTGGTCGAGCAGGGGTGCGTATTGAAACGCCGGGTTGTTCACTGTGTATGGGTAACCAAGCACGTGTAGCGGATAACGCAACCGTTATGTCTACGTCTACTCGTAACTTCCCTAACCGTTTAGGCACTGGAGCAAACGTCTACTTAGCTTCCGCCGAACTTGCCGCTGTGGGGGCTATTTTAGGTAAAATTCCGACTAAGGATGAGTATCTGGAATATGCTAAACAACTCGATGCTACAGCATCAGATACCTACCGTTACCTGAACTTCCACAAAATGGGTCAGTATACGAAAAAAGCGGATACGGTGATTTTCCAAGAACCAGCTTAG
- the mrcB gene encoding penicillin-binding protein 1B, whose translation MINKKETAPKKTLTTKKVAPKKKAPTKVPVAKKSSSKRATKGKPTKRGWLRNLWSLAWKVSVAGGAIIMFVGIYFDSVVKERFEGQLFDLPTVVYARVLHLSPGMEFSIKEMKQELDALAYKKVRNPRHAGEYSASSTKVEMIRRPFDFEDGPQPDRHVMLHFDNLGLNRIQSLEQKGDLGFLRIEPKMLGMLEKEVSETRLYLKRNQFPEFLVDALLTTEDRDFYQHDGVSPTSILRALVANVKAGRTVQGGSTLTQQLAKNLFLTREKTIWRKVREAYIALILDYRYDKDRILEAYLNEVYLGQSGGLAVHGFGLASRLYFGVPVQELRYDQLALLVGMVKGPSYYNPIKNPERAKKRRDLVLRLMMQQDYVTAGQYNQAVSRDLDIQDNPRIASRQPAYFQQLKNELAKKLGGEFTTFAGLTLFTTLDPVSQTMLEKAIERKLPDLEKKNGVGLEAAAIAVDRKTGEIRAMVGGKRTGYDGFNRVLNASRQIGSLVKPAVYLTALSYPDEYTLATTLKDEPIQLKGSKGTVWKPKNFDNKFRGSVPLYQAMAKSINIPTVRLGLKLGIPKVTDTLEALGVDRKEIRPVPSMFLGSFSLTPYQVAQMYQTITNSGQRAPLSALRVVKDLNDEIHYQSMPRKQVTVDEQAAWLTTYVMKKAVLEGTGRYLQNQFSWAGLAGKTGTSNDSRDSWFVGVDGREVVTLWVGRDDNKPTKLTGSTGALRVYNEYLSFRIPQRLQLPWPKGVTTMGYAKQKNGGLKLECGNEFKLPVWDASGTLKKSCENSPTQWLKNLFD comes from the coding sequence ATGATAAATAAGAAAGAAACAGCTCCGAAAAAAACATTAACGACGAAAAAAGTCGCACCGAAAAAGAAGGCGCCGACTAAGGTGCCTGTAGCGAAAAAATCGTCAAGTAAACGAGCCACCAAAGGAAAACCAACCAAACGAGGTTGGTTAAGAAATTTGTGGAGCTTAGCATGGAAGGTATCGGTTGCTGGTGGCGCAATCATTATGTTTGTCGGCATCTACTTTGATTCTGTAGTAAAAGAGCGCTTCGAAGGACAACTTTTTGATCTGCCTACGGTTGTTTATGCTCGTGTTTTACACTTGTCTCCTGGAATGGAATTTAGCATTAAAGAGATGAAACAAGAGTTGGATGCGTTAGCTTATAAAAAGGTTCGAAACCCTAGGCATGCGGGGGAGTACTCTGCATCATCAACAAAAGTAGAAATGATTCGTCGCCCGTTTGATTTTGAAGACGGCCCTCAGCCAGATAGGCACGTGATGCTTCATTTTGACAATTTGGGGCTTAATCGAATTCAATCATTAGAGCAAAAGGGTGACCTTGGTTTTTTACGTATAGAACCGAAGATGCTTGGAATGTTAGAGAAAGAGGTGAGTGAAACTCGTCTCTATTTGAAACGCAATCAGTTTCCAGAATTTTTAGTTGATGCACTATTAACAACAGAGGATAGAGATTTTTATCAACACGATGGTGTATCGCCGACCTCTATTTTACGCGCCTTAGTGGCAAATGTTAAAGCTGGGCGAACAGTTCAGGGCGGGAGCACGTTAACCCAACAGTTAGCCAAAAACCTTTTTTTAACAAGAGAGAAAACGATTTGGCGGAAGGTTCGTGAAGCGTATATTGCGTTAATTCTTGATTACCGTTATGACAAAGATAGGATATTGGAAGCGTACCTAAATGAGGTTTATCTAGGACAAAGTGGCGGGCTGGCAGTACACGGTTTTGGTTTGGCATCTCGTCTTTATTTTGGTGTTCCGGTACAAGAGCTCAGATATGACCAGCTTGCTCTCCTTGTTGGCATGGTAAAAGGCCCATCTTACTATAATCCAATAAAAAATCCTGAGCGTGCTAAAAAGCGAAGAGACCTTGTTTTGAGACTGATGATGCAACAGGATTATGTGACTGCTGGTCAATATAATCAAGCTGTTAGCCGTGATTTAGATATCCAAGACAATCCTAGAATAGCAAGTCGACAACCCGCTTATTTTCAACAACTCAAGAACGAATTAGCGAAAAAACTGGGAGGAGAATTTACTACATTTGCAGGGTTGACCTTATTTACTACCTTAGACCCTGTTTCTCAAACTATGTTAGAGAAAGCGATTGAGAGAAAACTACCAGACTTGGAAAAGAAGAATGGAGTAGGACTTGAGGCTGCTGCTATTGCCGTTGACAGAAAAACCGGTGAAATTAGAGCAATGGTGGGAGGAAAAAGGACCGGTTATGACGGTTTTAATCGAGTGTTAAATGCGAGTCGACAAATTGGTTCCCTCGTAAAACCGGCGGTGTATTTAACCGCGTTATCTTACCCAGATGAATATACTCTTGCGACCACCTTAAAAGATGAGCCAATACAACTGAAAGGCAGCAAAGGAACGGTATGGAAACCGAAAAATTTTGATAACAAATTTCGGGGTTCAGTCCCGCTCTATCAGGCCATGGCTAAATCGATTAATATTCCAACAGTGAGGCTGGGGCTTAAGTTAGGCATTCCTAAGGTGACCGATACCTTGGAAGCGTTAGGCGTTGATAGGAAAGAGATCCGGCCCGTACCTTCTATGTTTTTAGGTTCATTTTCTCTGACGCCTTATCAGGTCGCTCAGATGTACCAAACAATAACAAATTCTGGTCAGCGAGCACCGCTTAGTGCTTTGCGAGTAGTAAAAGATCTGAATGATGAGATACATTATCAGTCAATGCCAAGGAAACAGGTTACCGTTGATGAACAAGCCGCATGGTTAACAACCTATGTCATGAAGAAGGCCGTATTAGAAGGTACCGGAAGGTACCTACAGAATCAGTTTAGTTGGGCAGGTCTAGCTGGAAAAACGGGCACAAGCAATGATAGTAGGGACAGTTGGTTTGTGGGTGTTGATGGCCGAGAAGTTGTGACTTTATGGGTAGGAAGGGACGATAATAAACCCACAAAACTGACGGGTTCTACTGGTGCGTTACGAGTGTATAACGAGTATTTATCTTTCAGAATACCACAACGATTGCAGCTACCTTGGCCAAAAGGAGTGACGACAATGGGCTATGCTAAGCAGAAAAATGGCGGTCTAAAATTAGAGTGTGGGAATGAGTTCAAACTGCCCGTGTGGGATGCAAGTGGTACATTGAAAAAATCGTGTGAGAACTCCCCGACACAGTGGTTAAAGAATCTTTTTGATTAA
- a CDS encoding patatin-like phospholipase family protein → MSSVFSPLALAKGESTPALNEGTTDKDKRPIIAVVLAGGGAKGAAHIGVLKALEEMHIPVDIITGTSMGAYVGGLYATGMSADEIESLIYSTEWNSGYRDRVDRSERRVIEKIHEDHYQINADLGVGFGEFRSPKGVVQGQGMMEILRETSGNLPKFDSFDQLPLRYRAVATDIVELEEVVIDKGLLTDAMMASMSVPGALPPYEIDGRLLVDGGVTNNMPVALAKAMGADIVIAVDISSEYYNEDEIENFVAVGGQLSNYLVRRTTDEQIKLLTEQDTLLSPSVGNMDTMEFDKMPEAYIRGYDVAFKEKEKLSRYSITTSQYQNYIDEKEEARRTLTYGDELIIDRITLNNNSHYDDRLVLNRLGIQTGERIPTEVMEKKVRNLYALDRFETVTYHFETDNDETNLIVDIKEKGWGPNYMNFRFFLEEDFTSDSQYSLGVSTNFTGLNSAGAELKLNLDLGTDRRIALVWTSPFLFNPNIISLASVTYSKDKKNTPVEGFGSGSSLDITENSLSTTYTDLTLEAALGYQPKFWHSTYVGFRYIDGEANLTTLPVFGDVSYTRQGPFARFRLDTLDDYSLPTSGFLVDLEYFISDDSVRGRSITDTSGGDEIEYSNDTVHEISTKVRGAFSIDKHTFVAGLEYGLVEDKTGNNPPIQPKELGGFLRLSGVSRDSLVGENLLFGSIVYRYKWFENDFGLFTAPVYFGASLEYGGVWSDTDISISDAPLYTAGSVFAGVASPIGPIVFAYGLTEDNYQSYYLIVGHTY, encoded by the coding sequence ATGAGTTCGGTGTTCTCACCGTTGGCATTGGCGAAAGGTGAGAGTACGCCAGCATTAAACGAGGGCACCACAGATAAAGATAAACGCCCTATAATTGCTGTTGTTTTAGCCGGAGGTGGAGCGAAAGGCGCAGCACACATCGGTGTACTTAAAGCACTGGAAGAAATGCACATACCAGTAGATATTATTACTGGTACGAGTATGGGAGCGTATGTTGGTGGGCTCTACGCGACAGGCATGAGTGCTGATGAGATCGAATCACTTATCTATTCAACTGAGTGGAATAGCGGCTATCGAGATAGAGTTGATAGAAGTGAAAGGAGAGTCATAGAAAAAATCCATGAAGATCATTATCAGATTAATGCCGACCTAGGTGTTGGTTTTGGAGAGTTTCGCTCCCCAAAAGGTGTTGTCCAAGGCCAAGGAATGATGGAGATACTGCGAGAAACCTCCGGTAATCTGCCTAAATTTGACTCTTTTGATCAACTGCCTCTTAGGTATCGTGCCGTGGCAACCGATATCGTTGAACTAGAAGAAGTGGTCATCGATAAAGGTTTATTAACCGATGCAATGATGGCAAGCATGTCCGTTCCTGGGGCGTTACCTCCCTACGAAATAGATGGAAGATTACTCGTTGATGGAGGAGTGACGAACAACATGCCTGTAGCTCTTGCGAAAGCGATGGGCGCAGATATAGTTATTGCCGTCGATATAAGCAGCGAATATTACAATGAAGACGAGATAGAAAATTTTGTTGCAGTTGGAGGCCAACTTTCAAATTACCTTGTCCGCCGAACAACGGATGAACAGATAAAATTATTGACCGAGCAAGACACATTGTTAAGCCCTTCTGTTGGTAACATGGATACGATGGAATTTGATAAAATGCCGGAGGCTTATATCCGAGGTTATGACGTTGCCTTCAAAGAAAAAGAAAAATTATCCCGTTATTCAATAACAACGTCTCAGTACCAAAACTATATTGACGAAAAAGAAGAGGCTAGACGAACGCTGACTTATGGTGATGAACTGATTATTGATCGTATTACGCTTAATAATAATTCACATTATGATGATCGTTTGGTTCTCAACAGACTTGGTATTCAAACGGGTGAAAGGATACCAACAGAAGTAATGGAGAAAAAAGTTCGTAATCTTTATGCTCTAGACCGATTTGAAACAGTTACCTACCATTTTGAAACAGATAACGATGAAACCAATTTAATTGTTGATATAAAAGAGAAAGGGTGGGGTCCAAATTATATGAATTTCCGCTTTTTCTTAGAAGAAGATTTCACTTCCGATAGTCAATATTCTCTTGGTGTGTCGACCAATTTTACTGGTTTGAACAGCGCGGGTGCCGAGTTAAAGCTTAATTTGGACTTGGGAACAGATAGAAGAATCGCTTTGGTATGGACATCTCCGTTTCTGTTTAATCCTAATATAATAAGCTTGGCCAGCGTTACGTATAGTAAAGATAAAAAAAACACACCCGTCGAGGGGTTTGGATCGGGCAGTTCTTTAGATATTACAGAGAACTCACTATCGACGACTTATACTGATTTGACGCTTGAAGCCGCTTTAGGGTATCAGCCTAAATTTTGGCATTCTACCTATGTTGGCTTTCGGTATATAGATGGTGAAGCCAACCTAACCACATTGCCTGTTTTTGGTGACGTTAGTTACACTCGCCAAGGCCCTTTTGCTCGTTTTCGACTGGATACATTGGATGATTATAGTCTACCCACTTCAGGTTTTCTTGTTGATTTAGAATACTTCATCTCTGATGACAGCGTACGTGGACGCTCCATAACGGACACTAGCGGAGGTGACGAGATCGAATACAGTAATGATACGGTTCATGAGATTTCAACCAAAGTACGTGGTGCTTTTAGTATTGATAAGCACACCTTTGTTGCAGGTCTTGAATATGGTCTGGTTGAGGATAAAACGGGCAATAATCCACCTATACAGCCTAAAGAACTCGGTGGTTTTTTACGACTGTCTGGTGTTTCTAGAGACAGTTTAGTAGGGGAGAACCTACTCTTTGGAAGTATCGTTTATCGATATAAATGGTTTGAGAATGATTTCGGCTTATTTACGGCGCCTGTCTACTTTGGTGCATCTCTAGAATATGGTGGAGTGTGGTCAGATACCGACATTTCTATTTCTGATGCGCCCTTGTATACAGCAGGATCTGTGTTTGCTGGTGTTGCGTCCCCAATAGGACCAATTGTGTTTGCATATGGTTTGACAGAAGATAATTACCAGTCGTATTACTTGATTGTTGGTCATACATATTGA